In the Cellulomonas sp. C5510 genome, GGACCTCCCGGGCGCCGGGCGCTACCAGGGGGAGGTCTCCCTCGTGCGGGCAGACCGGCCGCTGCACCCGTGGCAGGCGCGCGTCGCCGACGTCGCCCCGCCGTACGTGGGGGTCGTCGACGAGCTGCGCCCGGGCGACACGGTGCGGTTCGTGCCGGACGCCGCCGCGGGGGCCGCGGGGACCGGGGCCGCGGGGACCGGGACCGCGGCGGTCAGCGGCCGGGCGGGCTGACCGCCGGCGCCTCGTCCGGCGCCCGTGGAACCTGCTCCCCCGGGACCTCGGCCGCGCCGGCCTCCGCCTTGTCGACCCCCGCCGCGCCGACCCCCGCCGCGCCGACCCCCGCCTTGTCGACCCCCGCCTTGTCGACCAGGCGGGCGAGCACGCCGCGCGGGTCCGTGACGTGGGCGCCCCGGGCCCTCGCCGCCGCGAGGGGGACCGCGCCGGACGCGACGCCGAGCAGCAGCGCGACGGGGCCCTCGGCGACGGCGGCCGGCTCCGCCGTCGGCCCGGGCAGCACGCGGGTCCCCTCCGGGCCGGTCGCGAGCACCACCTCGACGCCGTCGCCGCGCAGCACCACCACCTCCGGCCGCGGGGACGTCCGCGAGGCCAGGAGCGCCTCGACGGCGAGGCCGAGCCACTGGGGCCGGACGGCGTCGCCGGGCCGGGGGCCGGGTGCCAGCAGCGGGGCACCCCACCGTACGAGCCCGAGCACCGGCTCGCGCAGGGCGCGCCCCCGGTCGGTGAGCGCGTAGGTGACGGCCTTGCGGCCGGGCTCCTGGGATCGGGCGACGACGCCGGCGGCGACGAGGTCCCGCAGGCGGTCCGCGAGCAGGTTGCTGGGCACCCCGGGCAGCGCCGCGCGCAGCTCGCTGTGCCGGCGGTCGGCGACGAGCAGCTCTCGCACGACCAGGAGGCTCCAGCGGTCGCCGACGACGTCGAGCGCGCGGGCCAGCCCGCAGAACTGGTGGTAGTCGGACACCCTTGCGCTCCTCCGTCACGGGACTCTACGGTTCATTTTATCAACCGTAGCGCGTCCTGGTCCGCCGAGGAGGCACCGTGTCGCAGCCCGAGATCCCCACTCCGCCCTGGCTCGACGTCGCCGGGTACCCGTTCCGGCGGACAGTGCACGACATCGCCGGGCACCGCATCCACACCGTCGACCACGGCGACGGCCCGACGCTGCTCCTGCT is a window encoding:
- a CDS encoding helix-turn-helix domain-containing protein; the protein is MSDYHQFCGLARALDVVGDRWSLLVVRELLVADRRHSELRAALPGVPSNLLADRLRDLVAAGVVARSQEPGRKAVTYALTDRGRALREPVLGLVRWGAPLLAPGPRPGDAVRPQWLGLAVEALLASRTSPRPEVVVLRGDGVEVVLATGPEGTRVLPGPTAEPAAVAEGPVALLLGVASGAVPLAAARARGAHVTDPRGVLARLVDKAGVDKAGVGAAGVGAAGVDKAEAGAAEVPGEQVPRAPDEAPAVSPPGR